The DNA segment GTTCGCCAGCACTGGTCCGTGGAAAACCGCAACCACTACAAACGCGACACCAGCGCCTGGCAGGAAGACCGACACCGCCATCGCAAACCCAACGCCGCGCTCAACCTCGCCCTCACCCGCAACCTACTCCTGGCCGTTATTCCCTTCGACCAAGGTCAGCCTTTGGCACACTTCTTTGAACTTTACCATCGCCACCCACACCTCGCCCTCCGGCTCATCCTCAAGGCTCATCCCGTTCTATGAGCCTGCCAACCAAACGCCCTGT comes from the Verrucomicrobiota bacterium genome and includes:
- a CDS encoding DDE transposase family protein; protein product: MENRNHYKRDTSAWQEDRHRHRKPNAALNLALTRNLLLAVIPFDQGQPLAHFFELYHRHPHLALRLILKAHPVL